CATTCGGGTTCGCAGGCCAACCAGGCCGTCTATTTCGCCCTGCTGCAGCCCGGCGACACCATCCTGGGCATGTCGCTGGCGCATGGCGGCCACCTGACCCACGGCGCCAAGGTCAACGCATCCGGCAAGCTGTTCAACGCGGTGCAGTACGGCGTGAACGATGCCGGCCTGATCGACTACGACGAGGTCGAGCGTCTGGCCGTCGAACACAAGCCGAAGATGGTCGTCGCGGGTTTCTCGGCGTATTCGCAGGTCATCGATTGGGCGCGCTTCCGCAGCATCGCCGACAAGGTGGGCGCGTATCTGTTCGTCGACATGGCGCATGTCGCAGGCCTGGTCGCCGCCGGCGTGTATCCCAACCCCGCGCCGCATGCGCACGTCGTCACCTCGACCACGCACAAGACCCTGCGTGGCCCGCGCGGCGGCGTCATCGTCGCCAGCAGGCAGGGCGCCGGCGAGCAGTTCGACGAGATCGCCAAGAAGCTGCAGTCGATCGTGTTCCCCGGCATCCAGGGCGGCCCGCTGATGCACGTGATCGCGGCCAAGGCGGTCGCGTTCAAGGAAGCGCTGGCGCCGGAGTTCAAGGCCTACCAGCAGCAGGTGGTGAAGAACGCCCAGGCGATGGCGAAGGTCATCATCGAGCGCGGCTACAAGATCGTCTCCGGCGGCACCGAGAACCACCTGATGCTGGTCGACATGATCGGCAAGGACGTCAGCGGCAAGGACGCGGAAGAAGCGCTCGGCCGCGCCCACATCACGGTCAACAAGAACTCCGTGCCCAACGATCCGCGCAAGCCCTTCGTGACCTCGGGCCTGCGCCTGGGCACGCCGGCGGTGACCACGCGCGGTTACACCGAGGCCGATTGCGCCGAACTCGCCCACTGGATCTGCGACGTGCTCGACGCGCCGGCCGACGAGAGCGTCATCGCCGCGGTGCGCGACAAGGTCGCCGCGCAGTGCGCGAAGTACCCGGTCTACGGCTGAGCGCCACGGCGCGCCACCGGCTGACGGACTGACGCATGCATTGCCCCTTCTGCCAGAGCACCGACACGCGCGTGATCGACTCGCGCGTGTCGGAGGACGGCGCGACCATCCGTCGGCGGCGCGAATGCGAGGCCTGCGG
The genomic region above belongs to Luteimonas chenhongjianii and contains:
- the glyA gene encoding serine hydroxymethyltransferase — encoded protein: MFQRDARLESFDPDLAKAIADETRRQEDHVELIASENYCSALVMEAQGSQLTNKYAEGYPGKRYYGGCEYVDIAEQLAIDRLKQLFDADYANVQPHSGSQANQAVYFALLQPGDTILGMSLAHGGHLTHGAKVNASGKLFNAVQYGVNDAGLIDYDEVERLAVEHKPKMVVAGFSAYSQVIDWARFRSIADKVGAYLFVDMAHVAGLVAAGVYPNPAPHAHVVTSTTHKTLRGPRGGVIVASRQGAGEQFDEIAKKLQSIVFPGIQGGPLMHVIAAKAVAFKEALAPEFKAYQQQVVKNAQAMAKVIIERGYKIVSGGTENHLMLVDMIGKDVSGKDAEEALGRAHITVNKNSVPNDPRKPFVTSGLRLGTPAVTTRGYTEADCAELAHWICDVLDAPADESVIAAVRDKVAAQCAKYPVYG